DNA from Acidimicrobiales bacterium:
CGAGCTTATCGAGGCGCACCTCGGGCTGGCCGAGTACCTGGCCCGGCGGTTCAGCAACCGCGGCGAGCCCCTCGACGACCTCACCCAGGTGGCCTCGGTCGGCCTGCTCAAGGCGGTGGACCGCTTCGACCCCGAGCGGGGCGTCGAGTTCTCCACCTATGCCACCCATACGATCGTCGGCGAGCTCAAACGCCACTTTCGCGACAAGGGGTGGGCGGTACGGGCGCCGAGGCGGATGCAGGAGCTGTACCTGCGGCTGGGCCGGATCGTCAGCACCCTGAGCCAGGAGCTGGGCCGCTCGCCCACCATCCCTGAACTGGCGGCCGAGGCCCAGGTGTCCGAGGAGGAGGTGCTCGAGGCCCTTGAAGCGGGCCAGGCCTACCGGTTCGCATCCCTCGACGCGCCGAGCCCCGGCGAGGACGAGGGCGACACGATGAGCTCCCAGCTGGGCGAGGAGGACGCGGGCATGATCGACGCCGAGCACCGCGTCGCCCTGTCACCGCTGCTGGCCCAGCTGCCCAAACGCGAGCAGGTCATACTCCACCTGCGATTCTTCGAGGGGCTGACCCAGTCGGGCATCGCCGAGCGGCTCGGCATCAGCCAGATGCACGTGTCCCGCCTGCTGGCCCGCAGCCTGGCCCAGCTCCGCGCCGCCGCCGAGGACTCGTAGAGGCATCGGCGGCGGTGGAGGCGGCGCTGCGATGAACATCCTGCTCATCGTGAACGCCGTCGCGTCGGGCGTGACGCCCCGCAACCGGTCCCTCGTCGAGGAGGCGCTGCGCGCCAGCCACGACGTCGACGTCGTGGTCACCACGGCGCGCCAGCACGCCTGCGCGCTGGCCGGTGATGCGGCCGCTGCCGGAGTGGACGCGGTCGTGGCGCTGGGCGGCGACGGCACGGTCAACGAGGTGGCCAACGGACTCATCGACTCCGACACGGCGCTGGGCGTGCTGCCAGGCGGATCCACCAACGTCTTCGCCCGCACCCTCGGGTTCTCCAACCGCCCGGGCACGGCGGTGCGTCTCCTCGTGGACGCGCTGGCCGCCGGGTCCAAGCGCCGGATCGGCGTGGGACAGGCCGACTCGCGGTCGTTCGTCTTCCACGTGGGCGTCGGCTTCGACGCCGCCGTGGTGCAGCAGGTCGAGCAGCGGGGCGATCTCAAGCGCTGGCTCGGGCACGGGTTGTTCGCCTACGGCGCCGTCGCCACCTGGCTCAGACACTACGACCGCAGCCGGCCCCGGTTCCGCGTCCACCTCCCCGACGGGGAGGTGATCGGCGACGGATACTTCGCCGTGTTCGAGGAGTCGGACCCCTACACCTTCTTCGGGCCCCGCCCCTTCCGGCTGGTGCCCGGCACGGGTTTCGACACCGGGCTGTCGGCGGTGGTGCTCCGCGACCTCAGCGCCGCCACGCTGCTGGGAGCCACCCTCGCCGCCCTCACCGGTGGCAGACGGCTGTCAGGAATGGGGTGCGTGGCCGTGCGGCCCGGTCTCGATTCCGTGCGCGTCGAGGGCCTCGGGCCGTTCCCCTGGCAGGTCGACGGTGACTTCCTCGGGGATATCGACTCCCTCGAGATCACCCACCGGCCGAACTGCCTGGACGTGCTCGTCCCCGTCGCCGCCGGCACCGGGCGCTGATCACGGTCGGGAGCGCCGGCCCAGTGCCGCCAGCGCGATGTCGGGCCGGTTGGTCATGACGGCGTCGACCCCCGCATCGGACAACCGCCGCACCTCACCGCCGTCGTCGGTGGTCCACGCGTGCACGGCCAGGCCCCGCAGGTGCGCCGCCATCACGAGCTCGGGCGTCACCGCCTCGTGGCGCGGGTGGAGCGCACGGTGCCCACGGGCGGCGGCCAGCTCGAGCGCCTCGAGCTGGTCGTAGGCGGCCAGCGTCAGCCACCCGGTGGTGATGTGCGGAGCGGTGGCCCGCGCCGCGTCGATGGCGGCCATGGCGAATGCGGAGATCACCAGGCGCCCGGCCCCGCCGAGGGCCGCCGCCATCCGGGCGGTCGCGATGGCCGTGCCCTCGTCGGGGTCGTAGCCGATCTCGATGGGAAGGTTCTTCACCTCGATGTCGACGGTGAGGCCGTCGCATGCGGCAAGCGCGGCCTCCAGGGTGGGGAGCCACTCGGGCAACTCGGCGGCAGGCGTCTCGGCGATGGCGCGGCCGTCCTCCAGCGCGGGGTCGTGGTGGACGACGAGCACGCCGTCCACCGTCGTCCGCACGTCGAGCTCGACGCCGTCGGCACCGGAGGTCCGGGCCGCTCGG
Protein-coding regions in this window:
- a CDS encoding SigB/SigF/SigG family RNA polymerase sigma factor, with product MTFDAAQRDELRRKFVVFAETRSAKTRGELIEAHLGLAEYLARRFSNRGEPLDDLTQVASVGLLKAVDRFDPERGVEFSTYATHTIVGELKRHFRDKGWAVRAPRRMQELYLRLGRIVSTLSQELGRSPTIPELAAEAQVSEEEVLEALEAGQAYRFASLDAPSPGEDEGDTMSSQLGEEDAGMIDAEHRVALSPLLAQLPKREQVILHLRFFEGLTQSGIAERLGISQMHVSRLLARSLAQLRAAAEDS
- a CDS encoding glycerophosphodiester phosphodiesterase, producing MTAVWAHRGWAARVRENTLDAFRAARTSGADGVELDVRTTVDGVLVVHHDPALEDGRAIAETPAAELPEWLPTLEAALAACDGLTVDIEVKNLPIEIGYDPDEGTAIATARMAAALGGAGRLVISAFAMAAIDAARATAPHITTGWLTLAAYDQLEALELAAARGHRALHPRHEAVTPELVMAAHLRGLAVHAWTTDDGGEVRRLSDAGVDAVMTNRPDIALAALGRRSRP
- a CDS encoding diacylglycerol kinase family protein; the encoded protein is MNILLIVNAVASGVTPRNRSLVEEALRASHDVDVVVTTARQHACALAGDAAAAGVDAVVALGGDGTVNEVANGLIDSDTALGVLPGGSTNVFARTLGFSNRPGTAVRLLVDALAAGSKRRIGVGQADSRSFVFHVGVGFDAAVVQQVEQRGDLKRWLGHGLFAYGAVATWLRHYDRSRPRFRVHLPDGEVIGDGYFAVFEESDPYTFFGPRPFRLVPGTGFDTGLSAVVLRDLSAATLLGATLAALTGGRRLSGMGCVAVRPGLDSVRVEGLGPFPWQVDGDFLGDIDSLEITHRPNCLDVLVPVAAGTGR